A region of Lycium barbarum isolate Lr01 chromosome 1, ASM1917538v2, whole genome shotgun sequence DNA encodes the following proteins:
- the LOC132603806 gene encoding putative axial regulator YABBY 2 isoform X2 gives MSLDMTYSSSLERVCCVHCTFCNTNLAVSVPCNSMMTVVTVRCGHCANVLSVNIGSSVQFLPLQDLQQQRQELNIEDGSRGYGSSSSSTNCHRFSPIAADDQPRNSPIRPPEKRQRVPSAYNRFIKEEIQRIKASNPDISHREAFSTAAKNWAHIPHIDFGPKLDGNKQTSKLDHAVAGEGPQKSIGLY, from the exons ATGTCACTGGACATGACATATTCGTCTTCCTTGGAACGTGTTTGCTGTGTTCACTGCACCTTCTGCAACACAAATCTCGCG GTTAGCGTTCCATGCAACAGCATGATGACAGTAGTGACAGTAAGGTGTGGACACTGCGCAAATGTGCTTTCAGTTAATATTGGATCTTCTGTTCAGTTTCTTCCCCTTCAAGATTTACAG CAGCAGAGACAAGAGTTGAATATTGAAGATGGGAGTAGAGGCTATGGGTCATCATCCTCTTCTACCAATTGTCACAGATTTTCTCCCATTGCCGCAGATGATCAACCTAGAAACTCTCCTATTCGCC CACCGGAGAAAAGACAACGAGTTCCTTCTGCCTACAATAGATTTATCAA GGAGGAGATCCAAAGGATAAAGGCAAGCAATCCTGATATTAGCCACCGCGAAGCTTTTAGCACTGCTGCCAAAAAT TGGGCACATATCCCTCATATCGACTTTGGACCCAAGCTGGATGGCAACAAGCAAACCAGTAAATTGGATCATGCAGTTGCAGGAGAGGGTCCTCAGAAATCTATTGGTCTCTATTAA
- the LOC132603806 gene encoding putative axial regulator YABBY 2 isoform X1, producing MSLDMTYSSSLERVCCVHCTFCNTNLAVSVPCNSMMTVVTVRCGHCANVLSVNIGSSVQFLPLQDLQKQQRQELNIEDGSRGYGSSSSSTNCHRFSPIAADDQPRNSPIRPPEKRQRVPSAYNRFIKEEIQRIKASNPDISHREAFSTAAKNWAHIPHIDFGPKLDGNKQTSKLDHAVAGEGPQKSIGLY from the exons ATGTCACTGGACATGACATATTCGTCTTCCTTGGAACGTGTTTGCTGTGTTCACTGCACCTTCTGCAACACAAATCTCGCG GTTAGCGTTCCATGCAACAGCATGATGACAGTAGTGACAGTAAGGTGTGGACACTGCGCAAATGTGCTTTCAGTTAATATTGGATCTTCTGTTCAGTTTCTTCCCCTTCAAGATTTACAG AAGCAGCAGAGACAAGAGTTGAATATTGAAGATGGGAGTAGAGGCTATGGGTCATCATCCTCTTCTACCAATTGTCACAGATTTTCTCCCATTGCCGCAGATGATCAACCTAGAAACTCTCCTATTCGCC CACCGGAGAAAAGACAACGAGTTCCTTCTGCCTACAATAGATTTATCAA GGAGGAGATCCAAAGGATAAAGGCAAGCAATCCTGATATTAGCCACCGCGAAGCTTTTAGCACTGCTGCCAAAAAT TGGGCACATATCCCTCATATCGACTTTGGACCCAAGCTGGATGGCAACAAGCAAACCAGTAAATTGGATCATGCAGTTGCAGGAGAGGGTCCTCAGAAATCTATTGGTCTCTATTAA
- the LOC132603806 gene encoding putative axial regulator YABBY 2 isoform X3, which produces MSLDMTYSSSLERVCCVHCTFCNTNLAVSVPCNSMMTVVTVRCGHCANVLSVNIGSSVQFLPLQDLQQRQELNIEDGSRGYGSSSSSTNCHRFSPIAADDQPRNSPIRPPEKRQRVPSAYNRFIKEEIQRIKASNPDISHREAFSTAAKNWAHIPHIDFGPKLDGNKQTSKLDHAVAGEGPQKSIGLY; this is translated from the exons ATGTCACTGGACATGACATATTCGTCTTCCTTGGAACGTGTTTGCTGTGTTCACTGCACCTTCTGCAACACAAATCTCGCG GTTAGCGTTCCATGCAACAGCATGATGACAGTAGTGACAGTAAGGTGTGGACACTGCGCAAATGTGCTTTCAGTTAATATTGGATCTTCTGTTCAGTTTCTTCCCCTTCAAGATTTACAG CAGAGACAAGAGTTGAATATTGAAGATGGGAGTAGAGGCTATGGGTCATCATCCTCTTCTACCAATTGTCACAGATTTTCTCCCATTGCCGCAGATGATCAACCTAGAAACTCTCCTATTCGCC CACCGGAGAAAAGACAACGAGTTCCTTCTGCCTACAATAGATTTATCAA GGAGGAGATCCAAAGGATAAAGGCAAGCAATCCTGATATTAGCCACCGCGAAGCTTTTAGCACTGCTGCCAAAAAT TGGGCACATATCCCTCATATCGACTTTGGACCCAAGCTGGATGGCAACAAGCAAACCAGTAAATTGGATCATGCAGTTGCAGGAGAGGGTCCTCAGAAATCTATTGGTCTCTATTAA
- the LOC132603806 gene encoding putative axial regulator YABBY 2 isoform X4 has translation MMTVVTVRCGHCANVLSVNIGSSVQFLPLQDLQKQQRQELNIEDGSRGYGSSSSSTNCHRFSPIAADDQPRNSPIRPPEKRQRVPSAYNRFIKEEIQRIKASNPDISHREAFSTAAKNWAHIPHIDFGPKLDGNKQTSKLDHAVAGEGPQKSIGLY, from the exons ATGATGACAGTAGTGACAGTAAGGTGTGGACACTGCGCAAATGTGCTTTCAGTTAATATTGGATCTTCTGTTCAGTTTCTTCCCCTTCAAGATTTACAG AAGCAGCAGAGACAAGAGTTGAATATTGAAGATGGGAGTAGAGGCTATGGGTCATCATCCTCTTCTACCAATTGTCACAGATTTTCTCCCATTGCCGCAGATGATCAACCTAGAAACTCTCCTATTCGCC CACCGGAGAAAAGACAACGAGTTCCTTCTGCCTACAATAGATTTATCAA GGAGGAGATCCAAAGGATAAAGGCAAGCAATCCTGATATTAGCCACCGCGAAGCTTTTAGCACTGCTGCCAAAAAT TGGGCACATATCCCTCATATCGACTTTGGACCCAAGCTGGATGGCAACAAGCAAACCAGTAAATTGGATCATGCAGTTGCAGGAGAGGGTCCTCAGAAATCTATTGGTCTCTATTAA